From the Caballeronia sp. LZ062 genome, one window contains:
- a CDS encoding carotenoid 1,2-hydratase: protein MRCFSFFIATFLTLAALVSTDARAADATFAAVVPGRGIDWPQDSGAHPEYRTEWWYATGWLQTPDKKPLGFQITFFRSNTGKGGGGAFDPSQVIVAHAALSDPAFGRLVHDQDIARQGFGLAYAANGNTDVKLDAWRMVREADGRYTVSADAAGFALHLTFTPTQPPMVQGERGYSRKGPSPEEASYYYSEPQLQVTGSVTRPSAKGQGETVDVSGGAWLDHEWSSTLLPADAAGWDWLGANLDDGSALMAFKVRSRDGHAVWAHAALRGPGGQATQFGPGDVEFTPERQWRSPRTNTRYPVAMTVRVGAMRWRLAPLIDDQELDSRESTGAVYWEGAVTVTGDGQAAGKSGRGYLELTGYGKDAEAGKH, encoded by the coding sequence ATGCGCTGCTTCAGCTTCTTCATCGCGACGTTTTTGACGCTCGCCGCGCTCGTATCAACCGACGCACGCGCTGCCGATGCGACGTTCGCGGCCGTCGTGCCGGGGCGGGGCATCGACTGGCCGCAGGACAGCGGCGCGCATCCGGAATACCGCACGGAATGGTGGTACGCGACCGGCTGGCTGCAGACGCCGGACAAGAAGCCGCTCGGCTTCCAGATCACGTTCTTTCGCTCGAACACGGGCAAGGGCGGCGGCGGGGCGTTCGATCCGTCGCAGGTGATCGTCGCGCACGCCGCGCTTTCCGATCCGGCGTTCGGGCGGCTCGTGCACGATCAGGACATCGCGCGGCAGGGCTTCGGCCTCGCGTATGCGGCGAACGGCAACACCGACGTCAAGCTGGACGCGTGGCGCATGGTGCGCGAGGCCGATGGGCGCTACACCGTGAGCGCGGACGCTGCCGGATTCGCGCTGCATCTCACGTTCACGCCGACGCAGCCGCCGATGGTTCAGGGCGAGCGCGGGTATTCGCGCAAGGGGCCGTCGCCGGAAGAAGCGAGCTATTACTACAGCGAGCCGCAATTGCAGGTGACGGGAAGCGTCACGCGGCCATCGGCGAAAGGTCAGGGCGAAACCGTCGATGTGAGCGGCGGTGCGTGGCTGGATCACGAGTGGTCGAGCACCTTGCTTCCCGCCGACGCCGCCGGCTGGGACTGGCTCGGCGCGAATCTCGACGACGGATCGGCGCTGATGGCGTTCAAGGTCCGCAGCCGCGACGGCCACGCGGTCTGGGCGCACGCCGCACTGCGCGGCCCCGGTGGCCAGGCGACGCAGTTCGGCCCCGGCGACGTCGAATTCACGCCGGAGCGCCAGTGGCGCTCGCCGCGCACGAACACGCGCTATCCGGTGGCGATGACCGTGCGCGTCGGCGCGATGCGCTGGCGTCTTGCGCCCCTCATCGACGATCAGGAACTGGACTCGCGGGAATCGACCGGTGCGGTGTACTGGGAGGGCGCGGTGACGGTGACGGGCGATGGCCAGGCCGCAGGCAAAAGCGGACGCGGCTATCTGGAACTGACGGGCTACGGCAAAGACGCCGAAGCAGGTAAGCATTGA